In the Acidobacteriota bacterium genome, CTCGCGAGTCCGAGCTGCCGCAGAATATGCGGCAGCTCCAGCGCTCGCGGACAGTACTGCTGGCAATACCTCACGAACGTTGTCGGCGTGAATTTGTAGATCTTGCCCTTGCCAGGGCGGTCAATCTCGAAGTCAGCCCGAAGGCGGCCATCGCGCATCTCTCCGCGGACGAACTGCGCGGTCATTCCGAGCAGCTCGCCGAACTCCGCCGTGCTCAACAGGATGATTGGAGTCATAGGACGTTGCGGCGCAGGCGACGGGCGCTGCCGCCTGTAAACGCCTCCCAGCGGTCGATCGCGACCTGCACATAGGTCGGATTCAATTCGTTCGCGAAGATACGGCGGCCCAGTTGTTCGCCGGCTATCAGGGTGGACCCCGATCCTGAGAAGGGCTCGTAGACGTCCGTCGGTAGGTGATTCCGGATAGGCCGCGCCATGCACTCGACCGGCTTCTGGGTGCCGTGGCCGTGCCCGCCGTCTTCGCGACTGGCGATCTCCCATACCGTTGATGTCGCCTCGCCGATGGCTGGCTCAACGCCTGGCTCCGCAACGCGCCACAGGGTGGTTTGCGTTCGGTCCGAGGTTCGCCGGGATGTTTCGCCGTCGCGGACGCCGTACCAGCAGGGCTCGTGTTGCCAGTGATAATCGCCGCGGGACAGCGCGAGCCGGTCCTTCGCCCAGATGATCTGCGCGCGCAAGGTGAACCCAGCCCGTTGGAGCGACCCCTCGACGATCGACGACTTCAGGCCGGCGTGCCACACGTAGCACGCATCGCCAGGAAACAGCCGCCAGGCTTCGGTCCAGTCCGCGCGATCGTCGTTCAGGACCGTGCCCTGTTTCTGCGTGTTCTTATTGAGCCCCGCCTTTGCGCGCCAGCTCGGGTCGTATTCGACGCCATAGGGCGGGTCAGTGACCATCAGGCCCGGCGTCACGCCATCGAGCAACGCCGCCACGGCCGATGGATTGGTCGCGTCGCCGCATAAGAGGCGGTGCGAACCGAGCTGAAACAGGTCGCCGAGGCGGACGGTCGTGCTTCGTGGCGCCGGCACCTGGTCGGGGTCAGTGCGTCCGCCAGCCATCGGTAAGGCGCGCAACAGCTCCTCGAACTCGCGCTCGGTCCAGAGCGCTGAGAGGTCAACGCCCTGTGAAACAAACTCCTGCAGCAAGGCCGTGTCCCACTCCGCCAGCTCGCCGGCGCGGTTGTCGAAGAACGATAGACGGGTCTTCTGATCAGGCGTCAGCCCGCGCCGGCGGACGGCCACGAGTTCATCGCCGTCGACGTCGATAATCCGGAGCTTGGTCAGCCCGAGCCGGCCGGCCGCGCGGCTCACGCCCTCACCAGCCAGGACGCAGCCATCCTCATCAATCACGATGCTCCTGGCGGCACCGACGTCAGCGAGCGCGGCTTCGATCATCGCGAGGTTCCGCTCCGGATGCCGCCGGGCATTCTTTGGGTCGAACTTGAGTTCGTCGAGGTTGCGCGGTTCTGCACTTTTCGTCCGTGTCTTTGCCTGTTTCGCCATGCGGCGCCTACCTGACGCACTGGCCAGAACCGAAAGGTTCTGCCAGGCGGGGATGGGCGCTGCTGATACCAGCGTTCGTTGTCGCTCAGGACCTGGTCGAGGGTTACCGCCCTCTTCCAGGTCCGCCTTGCACTACCGTGAGGGTCGGTCGTCAGTCACTCGGCTGCCGGCCCTCGCGTTCCTGTCAGTTCCCCGAATAAGATCCGGTCATGAACATCTTGGGCGACCTACTGATCGCGTTTCTCGCCACCGGCGGCGCGATCTGGGTCGGGCTCTATACGACCCGTCGCGTCATCGCGCATCAGTTTCGGCCGGTCGTGCGGCCAGAGCCCTCGACGGGTGTGCCTCCCGAGATCGTTATCGAGAACATTGGCAACGGCATCGCGCTCGGCCTGATGCTGTTCACGGATGCCGCCCACGGGTCGAAGCTGCTTGCGGAACGGAACGAGTTGCCAGCCGCCACACCTGGGGATCGCATCCAATGGCACCGCACGGGTTGGCCAGTGCCCACGCCCCTCGTCAAGGGCCATACCTACCGGCTGCTGTACCAAGACTTCGAGAACAAGTGGCACGAAACCGAGTTCGTCGTTCGCAACTACGACGAGTTCGACGTCACGTTCCATGGCCCTCATAACCCGTGGGGTTCGCGAAGCCTCCCCGCGGAAGCGCGAACCCGTGGTCTGCGGGTTCGCCTCAAGAGTTAGATTCCCACCGTGGCGATGCGTCATTTTATGGCCTGTTTTCTCAAAAACACCGTTAGGCGGTAATGCGGTTAGTCGAACAGCAACGCGCTGGCGGTCACGCCGCGGCCGTCCGCGTCGACGAGCTTCCGCGCGGCAAGTTTCTGGATGTAGGTGTCGCGGCTCGACCGCTTGTAGCCGGTGGACTCGCTCAGCGCGTCACGGGTGACGGTGTTCGGGTAGGCCGGCACCAGGGCGTCGAGGATGACGCGCTCGCCTTGTGGCAGCTCCCGTCGCCAGTGCTCGAGCAGCGCGGCGCCGGTTGGCAGGCGTTCGAAGTCAGGACCCAACGCGTCGAAGCCGGCGGCGGTTGCCGAGATGTTCGCGCCGGTGAACTCAATCATCCCGCGCTGATTGAGTTGCTGCAGGTAGGTATCCCTGCTCGAGCGCTTGTAACCGGTCAGGACGGTCAGCTGCTCGCGGGTGACGCCGGCATCATGCTGCGCGATCGCCGCCAGGACGACGAGCTGGCCTTTACCCATGCCTTCCGGGTTGGCGGGTACTCCTTGACGGGTACTTGATGACGCGTGCCGCTTAACCGGTTGCGGGCGCATAACTTGAGCCGGTTTGTGAATAATTCCCGCATAATTTGCGCCCGTTTCTACGTTGGCCGGCAGCCGGGTCAACTTGATAGCACCGGCGATCGCG is a window encoding:
- a CDS encoding DNA methyltransferase, which codes for MAKQAKTRTKSAEPRNLDELKFDPKNARRHPERNLAMIEAALADVGAARSIVIDEDGCVLAGEGVSRAAGRLGLTKLRIIDVDGDELVAVRRRGLTPDQKTRLSFFDNRAGELAEWDTALLQEFVSQGVDLSALWTEREFEELLRALPMAGGRTDPDQVPAPRSTTVRLGDLFQLGSHRLLCGDATNPSAVAALLDGVTPGLMVTDPPYGVEYDPSWRAKAGLNKNTQKQGTVLNDDRADWTEAWRLFPGDACYVWHAGLKSSIVEGSLQRAGFTLRAQIIWAKDRLALSRGDYHWQHEPCWYGVRDGETSRRTSDRTQTTLWRVAEPGVEPAIGEATSTVWEIASREDGGHGHGTQKPVECMARPIRNHLPTDVYEPFSGSGSTLIAGEQLGRRIFANELNPTYVQVAIDRWEAFTGGSARRLRRNVL